Below is a window of Variovorax sp. TBS-050B DNA.
CGTCAGGATCTGGCGCTGCGCGAGCACGACCTTGGCGCTGGCGTCGGCCCGCGTGACCAGCGGGTTGATCTTGGCCATGTCCTCGTCGTACTGGTTGCCCACGCGTTCGAGGCGCAGGGCGTCGTCGCCGTTGGTCAGGCCCTGCACGCGGCGCGTGAGGTCGTCGGCGGCGTCCTTCACTTCGACGAAGGCGGGCGCACTGCCCACAAGGGCCTGGGAGATCGACTTGGCGAGGCGCTGCGACTGCATCAGCGACTGGCCGGTGGCGGCCACCTGCTGCGCGAGGCGCTCGGCGCGAAGGATGGCGGAACCGGCCACGAGCAACAGCAGCAGCACCACCAGCGCCAGCATGATCGCCAGGATCCGCTGCTGGCGTGCCTGGCTCGATCCGGCCTTGCCGCCCGCGCCCTGGAGCGCGGTGGTTTCGCCCGAGGCGGCATCGGCCTCGTTGGCCGCTTCGCCACCGACCAGCGGTCCGGGGTCGGCGAAGCCGGTGTTCGCGGGCGCGGCGCTGCCCTTCTTGCGATCGAGGCGCACGGTCTTTTCGTCCAGGCCCTGGATCGTGTCGACGTTGTCGAGCGACAAGGTGGAACCGGAGCCGTCGACGCGGGCCTTGTCGTTGCCGCTGTTCGCGGGCAGTAATTTCTTGAACTTGTCGGCGATCGAGCTCACGGTCGGTCCTTCGGTGGTTGTCTTAGGCGCCGTGCAGGGCACTGGCGCCGATACTCAGAAACTGGGGTTGCTGCGAGAGGGCCTGCAGGTTGACTTCCTGCCAGCGCTCACCCGCCGCATCGGTGTACAGATGCCCGAACCAGGCCGGCGCGTCGGCGCCCGGCGGCTCCGCGGCCGCGAAGGCCTCGGCACCGCGCAACCCCGCCAGTCGATCGACCAGCAATGCGCAGTTGACTTCGAGCAGCTCGTTGAAGGCAACGAGCCGCGATTGCATGCGGGCTGCCTCCGTGCCGGCCACCGCGCCCGCGGTGCCGGCGGCGAAGCCCGCCAGGTGCACCACGCCGTAGAGGCCGCCGCGCAGGTTGGCGACGCCGAGGAACCAGGGCTCCGTGTAGGGCACCGGCTGAGGTGGCGTCCAGGGGAAGATCTCGCCTGCGTGGCCGAGGGGAAAAAGGTACTTGCCCTCGCCCGCCTCCACCGCGAGCCAGGTGGCCGCGATGCCGGTCGTGCGCGCCGCCTGCAGGCGGCTCGCCAGCCGGGACTGGAAGGCTCGGAGAGCGTCGCGATTCGCCATGGACTGGGCAGGTCCGCGCTCAGGCCAGCGCGCTGATCTTGGACATCAGCTCGGCCGCGTTGACGGGCTTCACGATGTAGTCGCGCGCGCCCTGGCGCATGCCCCAGACGCGATCGGTCTCCTGGTTCTTGCTGGTGCACAGGATGATCGGGATCGCGGCGTACTGCGGGTCGCGGGCGATGGCGCGCGTGAGCTGGAAGCCGTTCTGGCCGGGCATGACCACGTCCATGAGGATCAGGTCGGGCTGGTCTTCCTCGAGGCGGCGCATCGCGTCTTCGGCGTTCTCGGCCGTCTTGACGGCGAAGCCGTTCTTCTGGAGCAGGTCGGAGAGGAACACCAGTTCCGTCTTGGAGTCGTCGACGACGAGGATTTTTCGAATGGGCATCACTGCACTTCCTGTTGAACGTTGCCGAACTGCTGTACGGCCTGCAGCAGCTGGTCTTTGGTGAAGGGTTTGGTCAGGTAGTCCTGCGACCCGACCATGCGGCCGCGGGCCTTGTCGAAAACACCGTCCTTCGAGGACAACATCACGACCGGCACATTGGAGAAACGCGCATTGCGCTTGATGATGGCGCAGGTCTGGTAGCCGTCGAGGCGCGGCATCAGGATGTCGCAGAAAATCAGATGCGGCTTGTGGTCGTTGACCTTGGAGAGCGCGTCGAAGCCGTCCTCCGCAAGAAGAACCTCATGCCCGCCCTGCTTCAGAAATATTTCGGCACTGCGCCGGATCGTATTGCTGTCGTCGATGACAAGCACCTTGTAACCTGATCCATTCGGCCCCATTGCGCACACTCCTGCTGATGAGACTTGGATGCCCGCCGCGCCGTACATCGGCGCAGAACCGCGTAGCCCTATGCCATGCTCTAGATTTCAACCATTTCGAAGTCTTCCTTGCGTGCACCGCACTCCGGACAGGTCCAGTTCATCGGAACATCGGCCCAGGCCGTGCCTGCCGCGATGCCATCTTCCGGCACACCAACCGCTTCGTCATAGATCCACCCACAAATCAGGCACATCCAAGTTTTCGTATTCATCGGAGCTTAAAGTCCTTGTTCATTAAATGCAACGAGTGTATCTATGCGTATCTCACTCGCAGACTGTAAACGTCGCGCTTATGCCACCATCGAGGCGCACCCCACCGGCATATGACCATTCACTTACATCCCACGGAAGACGCCCGCAACCCGGGCGATCTTAACGACCCCTTGCAGGACGCCGAAGAACTCGCCGAAGGCAGCGCCAATCCGCCCTGCGTGCTGGTCTTCAACGCCAGCGACCCGAGCGGCGCCGGCGGGCTGGCGGCGGACACACTGGCAATGGGGTCAGTGGGCGCACACATCCTTCCGGTGGTGACCGGCGCCTATGCGCGGGACACGGCCGAGATCTTCGACCACTTCCCGTTCGAGGAAGAAGCGATCGCCGAGCAGGCACGCACCATCCTCGAGGACGTGGAGGTCCAGCTCATCAAGGTCGGCTTCGTCGGCAGCCCCGACGCGCTGAGCACCATCGCCGAGACCGCCTCCGACTACCCGGAGGTGCCGCTGGTGGCCTACATGCCCAACCTGTCGTGGTGGGACGAGAACCAGATCGAGGCCTACCACGATGCCTTCCGCGACCTGCTGCTGCCCCAGGCCACGGTGCTGGTGGGCAACCACAGCACGCTCTGGCGCTGGCTGCTGCCCGACTGGAGCGGCGAGCGCCCGCCGAGCGCGCGCGACATCGCCAAGGCGGCCGGGGAATTCGGCGTCTCCTACACGTTGGTGACCGGCATGGTGCTGCCCGACCAGTTCATCGACAACGTGCTCGCTTCGCCGCAGTCGGTGCTCGCGAGCGAGAAATACGAACGCCTCGAAGCCGTCTTCTCGGGCGCCGGAGACACCCTGTCGGCCGCGCTGGCCGCGCTGCTGGCGAGCGGAACCGACCTCGTGGCCGCCACCACGGAAGCCCTGGCCTACATGGACCGCTGCCTCGATGCAGGCTTCAGGCCCGGCATGGGCCACGTGCTGCCCGACCGGCTGTTCTGGGCCGAACCCGAGGACGACGAAGGCGACCAGGACCTCGACGCGCCGCAGGACTTCGCGCTGCCGCCTCACGACACCCGACATTGAGGGAGCCACCCCCGTCCCTCGCTCACTTCGTGTAGCTCGACTCCCCCCTCGAGGGGGCAACACCGGCGGACCGGCGGAGCCGGATCCGCGGTGTTTCCCGATCTGCCCTTTTTCGACACCCTGCTCTTTTTTTCGACGCCATGCCTTCAGCTGACCAGAACGACCTTCTTTTCGACCGTGCCCGCGCGGTCATTCCCGGTGGCGTCAATTCGCCCGTGCGCGCCTTCAAGGCGGTGGGCGGCACGCCGCGCTTCATCCGGCGCGCCGAGGGCGCCTATTTCTGGGACGCCGACGACCGCCGCTACATCGACTACATCGGTTCCTGGGGGCCGATGATCCTGGGGCATGGCCATCCGGCCGTGGTCGAGGCGGTGCAGAAGGCGGTGCTCGAAGGCTTCTCGTACGGCGCACCGACGGAGCGCGAGATCGAGTTGGCGGAAGCCATCCTCGCGCTGGTGCCGTCGATGGAAATGGTGCGGCTCGTGAGTTCGGGCACCGAGGCCGCGATGAGCGCGCTGCGCCTCGCGCGCGGCGCCACCGGGCGCAAGCACATCATCAAGTTCGAGGGCTGCTACCACGGCCACGCCGACGCGCTGCTGGTCAAGGCGGGCTCCGGGCTCGCGACCTTCGGGCATCCCACCTCGGCCGGCGTGCCGCCCGAGGTCACGCAGCACACGCTGGTGCTCGAGTACAACAACATCGCCCAGCTCGAGGAAGCCTTCGCGCTGCACGGCAACGACATCGCCGGCCTGATGATCGAGGCGATCGCGGGCAACATGAACTTCGTGCGCGCCACGCCCGAGTTCGCGCGCCGCTGCCGCGAACTCTGCACGCAGCACGGTGCGCTGCTGATCTTCGACGAGGTGATGACGGGCTTCCGCGTCGGCCTGCACGGCGCGCAGGGCGTGCTGGGCATCCGGCCCGACCTCACCGTGCTCGGCAAGGTCATCGGCGGCGGCATGCCGCTCGCGGCCTTCGGCGGACCGCGCGCCATCATGGAACAGCTCGCGCCGCTCGGCCCCGTCTACCAGGCGGGCACGCTCTCGGGCAATCCGGTGGCGACCGCCTGCGGCCTCGCGACGCTGAAGGAGATCGCGAAACCCGGCTTCTACGAGGCGCTCGCCGCGAAGACCCGCGCGCTGGTCGACGGCCTGAAGGCCGCCGCGGCGGCCGAGGGCCAGCCCTTCAGCGCCGACAGCGAAGGCGGCATGTTCGGCTTCTTCCTCATGGACGAACTGCCGCAGAACTACGCCACGGTCATGACCACCGATGGCGCCAAGTTCAACACGCTGTTCCACGGGCTGCTCGCGCGCGGCGTGTACATCGCGCCGGCGCTCTACGAAGCGGGCTTCGTGAGCGCGGCGCACAGCGACGCGGACATCGCCGCGACCATCGAGGCCGCGCGCCAGGTCTTCCAGGCGGCGTAGCCCCGCCTCGCGGCGCGCCGCGGCTTCAGCGCGTCGTGACCCTCACCAGCCCCGTCACCGGCTTGCCGTTCACCAGCACCGGCCGGTGATGGTCGTCGGCCAGCAGCACGCCGATCACATGGCTTCCCGTCGGCGACGGGCATGGCGCGAAGTTCGCCTTGATCAGGTCGCCGCCGAAATCGCTGTTCATGCTGTTGTAGGGGCGGCCCGGCAGGTTGCAGCTGTCGCCGTCGGGATCGATCTTCATGTGCACGTGGCCGCAGCGCGGATCGCCGCCGCACTGGCCCGCGGGCATCAGCCTGAAGTTGCTCTGCACCACCACGCCGACCGAACGCTGCGCATCGGTGCCGAGCGGAATCGCCGCGCCTTCGGGCGGCCAGACGATCCGGAGGGTGGCCGGCGGCTCCTGCGCCTGGGCGGCACATGCCCAGAAGATCGCGGCGAAAAGACAGCTGAGACGAATGCGCATCGAAGACTCCGATCGGGAGGAAGCGTGGAAGAAGAGGTTGTTCGCCGTTGATGTAATCGATGAATACATCAACGACGGGCGCAGTCTAGCGCAAAATAAGCACCGATTACATCAAGGAGTTCACACTGCTCGCCGCATGACCGCCCGCTCCAACCGATCTTCTCCGCTGGCCGCGCCCGAAGCGCGCGTCGCCTACCACCACGGCAACCTGCGCGAAGCGCTGATCCAGGCCGCGGTCGAGCTCATCGAGCGCGACGGCCTGGACAAGCTCAGCGTGCGCGAGGCCGCCAAGCGCGCCGGCGTCTCGCCGGGCGCGCCGTTCCGCCATTTCGCGACCAAGACCGCCCTGCTGACCGCGGTCGCCGAGCAGGCGACGCAGCGCCTGCGCATCCATGTGGAGCAGGCGCTGGCGGCCGCGGCGGACGCGCCGGCGCTGGGACGCTTCGGTGCGATCGGCCATGCCTACCTCGAATGGGCGCTCGCGAATCCGACGCACTTTCGCGTGATCAGCGAGCGTGCGCTGGTCGACTACGACGGCTCGCCCAGCATGCGCAGCGACAACGACGCGATCCGGGCGCGGATGCGCGCCTTGTTCGACGAGGCCTTCCCGCAAGGCGGCGCGCTCGCGAAGGCCGATGCCGCCCATGCGCAGATCGCGGCGCGCGCGCTGGTCTACGGCCTCGCGCGCATGGCGGTGGACGGCCACTTTCCCGAATGGAGCCTGTCGCGCCAGTCCACCGCCCGGACGATGGGCGACACGCTCGACTTCTTCATGGCGCTGCTTGCGGCGTCCGCGGCGCCGACCGCCGCCGCGGCGGAAGCGCCGGCCGCAAAAAAGGCCGGACCGCGCGCGCCAGCCAGGCGCTAGCGGGCGGTCCGGCCCGGCCGGCGGGTGCGAGGCGTCAGTGCCGGAAGTGGCGCACGCCCGAGAGCACCATCACCACGCCGCGTTCGTCGGCCGCGTCGATGACCTCCTGGTCGCGCATCGAGCCGCCCGGCTGGATCACGCAGCTCGCGCCCGCATCGACCACCACGTCGAGGCCGTCGCGGAACGGGAAGAAGGCGTCGCTCGCCACCGCCGTGCCCTGCAGCGACAGGCCCGCATGCTCGGCCTTGATGCTCGCGATGCGCGCGGAATCGAGGCGGCTCATCTGGCCCGCGCCCACGCCCATGGTCATGCCGCCGGCGCAGAACACGATGGCGTTGCTCTTGACGTACTTCGCGACCTTCCATGCGAACAGCAGGTCCTGCAGCTGCTCGGGCGTCGGCTGCTTCTTCGTGACCACTTTGAGGTCGCTCGCAGCGAGTTCGTGGTTGTCGGCCGTCTGCATCAGCAGGCCCGAGCCGACGCGCTTCACGTCCATCAGGTTGCGGCCGTTCTCCCAGTCGGTGTTGCCGCCCGGCGGCAGCGCGATCTCGAGCACGCGCACGTTCTGCTTGACCTTGGTGGCCTGGAACACCGCGAGCGCCTCGGGCGTGTAGCCCGGCGCCATCAGCACTTCGACGAACTGCTTGGCGATCGCCTGCGCGGTCTCGCCGTCGACCAGGCGGTTGAAGGCGATGATGCCGCCGAAGGCCGAGGTCGGATCGGTCTTGAAGGCCTTGGCATAGGCCTCGGCCGCGTCCTTGCCGACCGCCACGCCGCAGGGGTTGGCATGCTTCACGATCACGCAGGCGGGCACGTCGAAGCTCTTCACGCATTCCCAGGCCGCGTCGGCATCGGCGATGTTGTTGTAGCTCAGCTCCTTGCCCTGCAGCTGCTTCGCGCTCACGAGCGAACCCGGCGCGGGATGCAGGTCGCGGTAGAAGGCGGCCTGCTGGTGCGGGTTCTCGCCGTAGCGCAGGTCCTGCACCTTGACGAAGCGGCCGTTGCTCTGCGCCGGGAACATCGAGCGCGCGGGCGCGGGCTGGCCGATGCTGGCGTCGAAGTCGATGGCCGAGAGGTAGTCGCTGATCGCGCCGTCGTAGTCGGCGATGCGGTTGAACGCGGCCACCGAGAAGGCGAACCTGGTCTTGTCGCTGAGCTTGCCGCCGGCCTTGAGCTCGGCCAGCGCCACCGGGTACTGGGAAGCGTCGGTCAGCACGCCCACGTCCTTCCAGTTCTTGGCCGCGCTGCGCACCATGGCCGGGCCGCCGATGTCGATGTTCTCGATCGCGTCCTCGAGCGTGCAGCCGGGCTTGGCCACGGTGGCCTCGAAGGGATAGAGGTTGACCACCAGCAGGTCGATGGTGTCGATGCCGTGCTGCTCGATCGCCGCCACGTGCGCCGGCAGGTCGCGCCGCGCGAGCAGGCCGCCGTGGATCTTCGGATGCAGCGTCTTCACGCGGCCGTCGAGCATTTCCGGAAAGCCGGTGTGGTCGGCGACCTCGGTCACCGGCAGGCCGGCGTCGGCCAGGAGCTTGGCGGTGCCGCCGGTGGACAGCAGCCTGATGCCGAGGCCATGCAGCGCCTGTGCGAATTCGAGGATGCCGGTCTTGTCGGAAACGGAAAGGAGTGCGGTCTGAGCCATGGATGTGCCGTGGAGTTATTTCAAAAGTTTGTGCTCGACCAATTTCTTGCGGAGCGTGTTGCGGTTGAGGCCCAGCCATTGCGCGGCCTTGGACTGGTTGCCCTCGGCGCGCGTCATGACGACATCGAGCAGGGGCTTCTCGACCACGCGCACGAGCATCTCGTACATGCCGTCGGGCTCGGTGCCGCGCAGATCGCGGAAATAGCTGTCCAGACTGGTGCGCACGCAGTCCTCGATGTGTTTCTTGCTCATGCTTTTTCTTCTCTTCTCTCAATCAGCGGCGCAGGCCGCCTCCTCTTCACCGGACAGCTCTTCGGCCGCCTGGTGTGCGGGCATGCGGTCCATGCGGTCCGCGAGCCCGTCGAAATAGTCGCCCACCGCGCGCAGCTGCGCGGCCGCGTCGTCGATGGCGTTCATGCGCGCGCGGAAGGCCTCGCCGTCCGGCAGGCTGCGCACGTACCAGCCGATGTGCTTGCGTGCGGTGCGCACGCCGGTGAACTCGCCATAGAGCGCATGGTGCGCCACGAGATGGTCGAGCAGCAGCCGCCGCACCTCGGCCACCAGCGGCGGCGCCAGGTGCGTGCCCGTCGCGAGGAAATGCGCGATCTCGCGGAAGATCCACGGCCGCCCCTGGGCCGCGCGGCCGATCATCACCGCATCGGCGCCGGTGGCCGCGAGCACGTCGCGCGCCTTCTCGGGCGAACGGACGTCGCCGTTGGCCACCACCGGAATGCGCACCGCCGCCTTCACCGCGGCGATGGTCTCGTATTCGGCCTCGCCCTTGTAGCCCTGCTCGCGCGTGCGGCCATGCACGGTGAGCATCTGCACGCCGATGGATTCGAAATCGCGCGCGAGCCCGACGGCGTTGCGGTGCCCCTCGCTCCAGCCGGTGCGCATCTTGAGCGTGACCGGCACGCCGAACGGAAGCGCCGCATCGACCACGGCCTGCACGATCCCGCGCGCGAGCGGCTCATCGCGCATCAGCGCCGAGCCGGCCCACTTGTTGCACACCTTCTTGGCCGGGCAGCCCATGTTGATGTCGATGATCTGCGCGCCGCGCTCGATGTTGTAGACCGTGGCCTCGGCCATCATGGCTGCGTCGGTGCCGGCGATCTGCACCGCGATCGGGCCCGGCTCGCCGTCGTGGTTGGCGCGCCGCGAGGTCTTGAGCGTGTTCCAGAGTTCCTTGCGCGAGGTGACCATCTCGCTGACCGCATAGCCCGCGCCGAGTTCGCGGCACAGCATGCGGAAAGGCCGGTCCGTCACGCCGGCCATGGGCGCGACGAACAGCCTGTTTTCCAGCGTGTGGTTGCCGATCTGCAAGGTCATGGGGGAGGAAGCGTCGCGCGTCGGGCTGCTGAAAAATGAGGCACGATTGTAGCCACGCGGCATTTCGGCCGCTGAAACGATTTGCGCATGCCATGCAGGTGCAAACACCCATCGACGGCGGCCGGTTCTCCGACCCGCCGCGGCCCGCGGGCTGCCTATACTGCGCCGTCCATTCCACCTTATGCAAGCCTGGCTCGACGCACTCTTCGCGCTTCTCGCGCTGCCGCAATACGGCCTGTCCACGCTGTTCATCGCGGCCTTCGTCTCGGCCACGCTGCTGCCCGTGGGCTCGGAGCCGATCCTCTTCGGCCTGCTGAAGCTGAACCCCGAGATGTTCTGGTCGGCCATCCTGGTGGCCACGGTCGGCAACACCCTGGGCGGCGCGGTGGACTGGTGGATCGGCTACGGCGCGCACAAGGTCGCCGACAAGTATTCGCACTCCAAGCACCATGTGCGCGTGCTGGGCTGGCTCGAACGGCTCGGCCCCAAGGCCTGCCTGCTGAGCTGGCTGCCGATCGTCGGCGATCCGCTGTGCGCCGTCGCGGGCTGGCTCAAGCTGCCGTTCTGGCCATGCCTGGGCTACATGGCGATCGGCAAGTTCCTGCGCTACGTGTGCATGACGGTGGCGCTGCTCTATATCTTTCCGTCATGAGGCTGCGCGCCGGCGTGCAGCCCCGCGCCATTCAACTCAGCAGGCCGTAGGGGCCGCCACGTTCGAGCGCGCGCTGGTAGGCCGGCCGCGCGTGGATGCGCGCCAGATAGGCCATGAGCCGCGGCCGCTTCGCATCGAGGCCGCCGCGCGCCTGCGCGGCTTCGACCGGAAAGCTCATCTGGATGTCGGCGGCCGTGAACTCGCCGCCCGCGAACCATTCGCTCTTGCCGAGTTCGGCTTCCATGAAGCTCAGGTGGCTCTCGATGTTCGGCACGATGAAGGCCGCCTTGGCCTTGGCCGCGATGGTCCTGGCGATCGGCTTCACGAAGAACGGCATCCTGCTGCCCTCGATCCTGTCGAACACGAGCTTGAGCAGCAGCGGCGACATCGCCGTGCCTTCGGCGAAGTGCATCCAGTAGCGGTAGCGCAGCGCCTCGGGCGTGCCGGGCGCGGGCGCGAAGCGGCCCTGGCCGTGGCGCTCGATCAGCGTCTCGAGGATGGCGCCCGATTCCGCCAGCACCAGCCCGTCGTCCGTCGTGACCACCGGCGACTTGCCGAGCGGATGCACCGCCCGCAGCGAAGCGGGCGCCAACATGGTCTGGGGATCGCGCTGGTAGTGGACGATGTCGTAGGGCAGGCCCAGTTCCTCGAGCAGCCACAACACCCGCTGCGAACGCGAGTTGTTGAGGTGATGGACGGTGAGCATCAGGAACTGAACAGGAAGTTCATCACGTCGCCGTCCTTCACGACGTATTCCTTGCCTTCCGAGCGCATCTTGCCCGCGTCCTTGGCGCCCTGCTCGCCCTTGTAGGCGATGTAGTCGTCGAACGAGATGGTCTGGGCCCGGATGTAGCCCTTCTCGAAATCGGTGTGGATCACGCCGGCCGCCTGCGGGCCGGTGTCGCCGACGTGGATGGTCCAGGCGCGCACTTCCTTCACGCCGGCGGTGAAGTAGGTCTGCAGGCCCAGCAGCTTGAAGGCGGCGCGGATCAGGCGGTTCAGGCCGGGCTCGTCCTGGCCGATCTCGGCGAGGAACATCTTCTTGTCCTCGTCGTCCATCTCCGAGAGATCGGCCTCGATCTTGGCGCAGATCGCCACCACGGGCGCGTTCTGCTTCGCGGCGTAGTCGCGCAGGCGGTCGAGGTAGAGGTTGTTCTCGAAGCCGTCTTCCGCCACGTTGCCCACGAACATCGCGGGCTTGGCGGTGATCAGCGTGAAGCTCTTCACCAGCGGCATTTCTTCCTTGGTGAATTCGAGCGCGCGCACCGGCGTGTTCTCGTTCAGCGCGGCCTGGCAGCGCTCCAGCAGGCCCACCAGCTTCTGCGCGTCCTTATCGCCCGAGCGCGCGACCTTGGTGTGGCGCTGCAGCGCCTTCTCGACCGTCGCGAGGTCGGCCAGGCAGAGCTCGGTCTGGATCACCTCGATGTCGGAGATCGGGTCGACCTTGCCGGCCACGTGCACCACGTTGTCGTCGTCGAAGCAGCGCACCACGTTCACCGTGGCGTCGGTCTCGCGGATGTGGGCCAGGAACTTGTTGCCCAGGCCTTCGCCGGTGCTCGCGCCGGCCACCAGGCCGGCGATGTCGACGAACTCGACGATGGCCGGCACCACGCGCTCGGGCTGGACGATATCGGCGAGCTGCGCGAGCCGCGGGTCGGGCACCTCGACGATGCCGACGTTGGGCTCGATGGTGCAGAAAGGATAGTTTTCCGCTGCGATGCCGGCCTTGGTCAACGCATTGAAAAGGGTGGATTTACCGACGTTGGGCAGGCCGACGATGCCGCACTTCAAGCTCATGGGGGGTCCTCTTGGGGTAACCGGGGATTTTAAGTCGCGGCCGCCGGCGCGCCCGCGGACCGGTCTTCGATGCCGGTTCTTCAGGGTTAGCCCGGGTGAAATCGCAAAATAGCAAACGTTTGCG
It encodes the following:
- a CDS encoding glutathione S-transferase, with translation MLTVHHLNNSRSQRVLWLLEELGLPYDIVHYQRDPQTMLAPASLRAVHPLGKSPVVTTDDGLVLAESGAILETLIERHGQGRFAPAPGTPEALRYRYWMHFAEGTAMSPLLLKLVFDRIEGSRMPFFVKPIARTIAAKAKAAFIVPNIESHLSFMEAELGKSEWFAGGEFTAADIQMSFPVEAAQARGGLDAKRPRLMAYLARIHARPAYQRALERGGPYGLLS
- a CDS encoding chemotaxis protein CheW, with the protein product MANRDALRAFQSRLASRLQAARTTGIAATWLAVEAGEGKYLFPLGHAGEIFPWTPPQPVPYTEPWFLGVANLRGGLYGVVHLAGFAAGTAGAVAGTEAARMQSRLVAFNELLEVNCALLVDRLAGLRGAEAFAAAEPPGADAPAWFGHLYTDAAGERWQEVNLQALSQQPQFLSIGASALHGA
- a CDS encoding Fis family transcriptional regulator; protein product: MSKKHIEDCVRTSLDSYFRDLRGTEPDGMYEMLVRVVEKPLLDVVMTRAEGNQSKAAQWLGLNRNTLRKKLVEHKLLK
- the hemL gene encoding glutamate-1-semialdehyde 2,1-aminomutase: MPSADQNDLLFDRARAVIPGGVNSPVRAFKAVGGTPRFIRRAEGAYFWDADDRRYIDYIGSWGPMILGHGHPAVVEAVQKAVLEGFSYGAPTEREIELAEAILALVPSMEMVRLVSSGTEAAMSALRLARGATGRKHIIKFEGCYHGHADALLVKAGSGLATFGHPTSAGVPPEVTQHTLVLEYNNIAQLEEAFALHGNDIAGLMIEAIAGNMNFVRATPEFARRCRELCTQHGALLIFDEVMTGFRVGLHGAQGVLGIRPDLTVLGKVIGGGMPLAAFGGPRAIMEQLAPLGPVYQAGTLSGNPVATACGLATLKEIAKPGFYEALAAKTRALVDGLKAAAAAEGQPFSADSEGGMFGFFLMDELPQNYATVMTTDGAKFNTLFHGLLARGVYIAPALYEAGFVSAAHSDADIAATIEAARQVFQAA
- a CDS encoding TetR/AcrR family transcriptional regulator encodes the protein MTARSNRSSPLAAPEARVAYHHGNLREALIQAAVELIERDGLDKLSVREAAKRAGVSPGAPFRHFATKTALLTAVAEQATQRLRIHVEQALAAAADAPALGRFGAIGHAYLEWALANPTHFRVISERALVDYDGSPSMRSDNDAIRARMRALFDEAFPQGGALAKADAAHAQIAARALVYGLARMAVDGHFPEWSLSRQSTARTMGDTLDFFMALLAASAAPTAAAAEAPAAKKAGPRAPARR
- a CDS encoding response regulator, with the translated sequence MPIRKILVVDDSKTELVFLSDLLQKNGFAVKTAENAEDAMRRLEEDQPDLILMDVVMPGQNGFQLTRAIARDPQYAAIPIILCTSKNQETDRVWGMRQGARDYIVKPVNAAELMSKISALA
- the purH gene encoding bifunctional phosphoribosylaminoimidazolecarboxamide formyltransferase/IMP cyclohydrolase; translated protein: MAQTALLSVSDKTGILEFAQALHGLGIRLLSTGGTAKLLADAGLPVTEVADHTGFPEMLDGRVKTLHPKIHGGLLARRDLPAHVAAIEQHGIDTIDLLVVNLYPFEATVAKPGCTLEDAIENIDIGGPAMVRSAAKNWKDVGVLTDASQYPVALAELKAGGKLSDKTRFAFSVAAFNRIADYDGAISDYLSAIDFDASIGQPAPARSMFPAQSNGRFVKVQDLRYGENPHQQAAFYRDLHPAPGSLVSAKQLQGKELSYNNIADADAAWECVKSFDVPACVIVKHANPCGVAVGKDAAEAYAKAFKTDPTSAFGGIIAFNRLVDGETAQAIAKQFVEVLMAPGYTPEALAVFQATKVKQNVRVLEIALPPGGNTDWENGRNLMDVKRVGSGLLMQTADNHELAASDLKVVTKKQPTPEQLQDLLFAWKVAKYVKSNAIVFCAGGMTMGVGAGQMSRLDSARIASIKAEHAGLSLQGTAVASDAFFPFRDGLDVVVDAGASCVIQPGGSMRDQEVIDAADERGVVMVLSGVRHFRH
- a CDS encoding YqaA family protein, which encodes MQAWLDALFALLALPQYGLSTLFIAAFVSATLLPVGSEPILFGLLKLNPEMFWSAILVATVGNTLGGAVDWWIGYGAHKVADKYSHSKHHVRVLGWLERLGPKACLLSWLPIVGDPLCAVAGWLKLPFWPCLGYMAIGKFLRYVCMTVALLYIFPS
- the dusB gene encoding tRNA dihydrouridine synthase DusB — encoded protein: MTLQIGNHTLENRLFVAPMAGVTDRPFRMLCRELGAGYAVSEMVTSRKELWNTLKTSRRANHDGEPGPIAVQIAGTDAAMMAEATVYNIERGAQIIDINMGCPAKKVCNKWAGSALMRDEPLARGIVQAVVDAALPFGVPVTLKMRTGWSEGHRNAVGLARDFESIGVQMLTVHGRTREQGYKGEAEYETIAAVKAAVRIPVVANGDVRSPEKARDVLAATGADAVMIGRAAQGRPWIFREIAHFLATGTHLAPPLVAEVRRLLLDHLVAHHALYGEFTGVRTARKHIGWYVRSLPDGEAFRARMNAIDDAAAQLRAVGDYFDGLADRMDRMPAHQAAEELSGEEEAACAAD
- a CDS encoding response regulator: MGPNGSGYKVLVIDDSNTIRRSAEIFLKQGGHEVLLAEDGFDALSKVNDHKPHLIFCDILMPRLDGYQTCAIIKRNARFSNVPVVMLSSKDGVFDKARGRMVGSQDYLTKPFTKDQLLQAVQQFGNVQQEVQ
- a CDS encoding bifunctional hydroxymethylpyrimidine kinase/phosphomethylpyrimidine kinase; protein product: MTIHLHPTEDARNPGDLNDPLQDAEELAEGSANPPCVLVFNASDPSGAGGLAADTLAMGSVGAHILPVVTGAYARDTAEIFDHFPFEEEAIAEQARTILEDVEVQLIKVGFVGSPDALSTIAETASDYPEVPLVAYMPNLSWWDENQIEAYHDAFRDLLLPQATVLVGNHSTLWRWLLPDWSGERPPSARDIAKAAGEFGVSYTLVTGMVLPDQFIDNVLASPQSVLASEKYERLEAVFSGAGDTLSAALAALLASGTDLVAATTEALAYMDRCLDAGFRPGMGHVLPDRLFWAEPEDDEGDQDLDAPQDFALPPHDTRH
- a CDS encoding rubredoxin, with translation MNTKTWMCLICGWIYDEAVGVPEDGIAAGTAWADVPMNWTCPECGARKEDFEMVEI
- the ychF gene encoding redox-regulated ATPase YchF yields the protein MSLKCGIVGLPNVGKSTLFNALTKAGIAAENYPFCTIEPNVGIVEVPDPRLAQLADIVQPERVVPAIVEFVDIAGLVAGASTGEGLGNKFLAHIRETDATVNVVRCFDDDNVVHVAGKVDPISDIEVIQTELCLADLATVEKALQRHTKVARSGDKDAQKLVGLLERCQAALNENTPVRALEFTKEEMPLVKSFTLITAKPAMFVGNVAEDGFENNLYLDRLRDYAAKQNAPVVAICAKIEADLSEMDDEDKKMFLAEIGQDEPGLNRLIRAAFKLLGLQTYFTAGVKEVRAWTIHVGDTGPQAAGVIHTDFEKGYIRAQTISFDDYIAYKGEQGAKDAGKMRSEGKEYVVKDGDVMNFLFSS